CAAGACCGATAATGATGGGGAACGTGTCGTTTTGACATATGAGGGCACAAAAAGCTTTACATTGGTCCAGGAAAAAGCTGAAGTGGTCCAAACTTCCGTTTCGACGAATGTGAATGGCGATCCGGTTGATTTAGGTTATACAGTTGGAGCAATGACTGGAAATACGATTTCGTGGACGTTTGAAGGTGTGGATTATATGCTTGCATCAAAGGATTTGACCCAGGAAGAGATGGTCGAAGTGGCCCGTTCCGTTGGGGGAGATCCAGTCAAATAGGTGTGCAAACAAGCTGATGTTTCCCGTCTCCTTATGAAGGTTTCTTCGAGGAATAGTAGGCGGGAAAGCAGCTTGTTATCATTTTAAATGCTTTCAATGGTGGGGATCTGCTTTAGTGAAAAAGCGCTTTATCTTTACAACGGTTGGTTATAAAATGGTCGTATGATGAAAACGTAAACTTCGATAGTGGAAGAATCTTATTGTAAGCATGAGAAAGAAGGAAATGGCTTGGAAACGAAAATATTTCATCGAGATACGTGGGCAGAAGTGAATTTGGACCATATTTATAAAAATATTTCTTCAATGAAAACAAGACTAAGAAATGACGTTAGCCTTTTTGCTGTCGTCAAAGCGAATGCTTATGGCCACGGCGATTATGATGTGGCGAAAACGGCGCTTGAAGCGGGGGCTGATTTTTTAAGCGTAGCCTTCTTGGATGAGGCTCTGTCTTTACGAAAAAAAGGGATTACGGCGCCCATCTTGGTTCTAGGGGCCTCCAGGCCTGAAAGTGCAGCGCTTGCCGCAGAGCAAGGGATTTCCGTGACAGCTTTTGATGAAGCTTGGCTGGAAAGCGCAAAGGCTCAGCTTAAACCGGGACAAGTCCTGCAAGTTCATGTGAAAGTGGATAGCGGTATGGGGAGAATTGGTATACGCGATAAAAGCCAGCTGATGAAAGTGGAAGGTTTGTTAATGCGGGAACCATGCTTTAACTTTCAAGGGATATTCACTCATTTCGCAACGGCAGACGAACTGAAGACAGATCTCTATGAAAAACAGCTTGCTGTATTTAAAGCGATGCTTGCTGAGTTGACGGAACGGCCGGAATATATCCATGCTGCGAATAGTGCAGCATCTCTAAGGTTTGCCGATCCAATATGGAATGCGGTTAGGATGGGAATTTCCATGTACGGATTAAGCCCTTCGATGGAAATGAAGCCGTTATTGCCATTCCCATTACAACAGTCCATCTCATTAAAAACGAAGTTGGTCGCGGTTAAACAGCTTGTGGAAGGTGAAAGTGTAAGTTACGGCGCGACCTATACGGCACAAGGAAAAGAATGGATCGGAACCTTGCCGATTGGTTATGCTGACGGGTGGATTCGCAAGCTTCAAGGTCAGGAAGTGCTTATAGAAGGTATGAGGGTGCCGATTGTCGGCCGGATTTGCATGGATCAGTGCATGATCAAGCTCCCAAGGTCATTCCCTGTTGGGACAGAGGTTACACTCATAGGCGATGACGGGGTTGAATCGATCACCGTGGATGAGATAGCGGCCAAACTGGAAACGATCAATTATGAGGTGACCTGTATGATAGGAGCAAGGGTGCCTCGCGTATATATAAAAGATAATCAGAAAAAACATATCCGCAACTTCATCTTGGAATGATCGGATTGTAAAAAAATCCTAAGATTGTGAATAAGATTTCCTTTATTATGCTGATAATAGGATGGAGAATAGAATATACTCTTTGCAGATAGGAATTTTAATGGTAATATTGAAAAGGATATATAATAAAGGTGTGTAGTGATGGTGGAGGTGTATGTTTGTGTCTGAATCCAGCGCAACAAGAGAGATATTAATTCGATTACCTCAAAATTTTTTAACTGAACTAGATGGGTATGCGAGTGAAGAAAATGTGAATCGCAGTGAATTTATTTATCGTGCCACAAAAATGTATCTTCGTGAACGTAAAAAGAAAGAGTTCCGTGAATCGATGAAACGCGGTTATATTGAAATGGCGGCCATTAATTTAACGATTGCTTCTGAAGCTTTTCAGGCTGAATTCGAGGCTGGTCATTGCGTTGAACGATTAGTTAGCGGAGGCTGAGCCATTGATTGTTGTTAAGCGTGGTGACGTATACTTCGCAGACCTTTCCCCGGTAGTCGGTTCAGAGCAAGGCGGAACCCGTCCGGTATTGATTTTACAAAACGATATAGGTAATCGCTTTAGTCCGACTGTGATCGTGGCAGCCATTACAGCTCAAATTCAAAAAGCGAAATTGCCAACACATGTTGAGATCAATGCAAAGAAGTATGGATTCGAGCGAGATTCCGTCATTTTATTGGAGCAGATCAGGACGATCGACAAGCAGCGCTTAACTGATAAAATTACGCATCTTGACGAACCTATGATGCAAAAAGTCAATGAAGCTTTACAAATCAGTTTGGGTCTCATTGAGTTTTAGAGAAAAGTTTTCCCGTTAACGCGGGCGTTATTATAATACAAATCTTATTTGATGTTATTTAGATGGCACGATTCCTGATGAAGGAAT
This genomic stretch from Peribacillus muralis harbors:
- the alr gene encoding alanine racemase → METKIFHRDTWAEVNLDHIYKNISSMKTRLRNDVSLFAVVKANAYGHGDYDVAKTALEAGADFLSVAFLDEALSLRKKGITAPILVLGASRPESAALAAEQGISVTAFDEAWLESAKAQLKPGQVLQVHVKVDSGMGRIGIRDKSQLMKVEGLLMREPCFNFQGIFTHFATADELKTDLYEKQLAVFKAMLAELTERPEYIHAANSAASLRFADPIWNAVRMGISMYGLSPSMEMKPLLPFPLQQSISLKTKLVAVKQLVEGESVSYGATYTAQGKEWIGTLPIGYADGWIRKLQGQEVLIEGMRVPIVGRICMDQCMIKLPRSFPVGTEVTLIGDDGVESITVDEIAAKLETINYEVTCMIGARVPRVYIKDNQKKHIRNFILE
- a CDS encoding type II toxin-antitoxin system PemK/MazF family toxin, yielding MVVKRGDVYFADLSPVVGSEQGGTRPVLILQNDIGNRFSPTVIVAAITAQIQKAKLPTHVEINAKKYGFERDSVILLEQIRTIDKQRLTDKITHLDEPMMQKVNEALQISLGLIEF
- a CDS encoding CopG family ribbon-helix-helix protein; translation: MSESSATREILIRLPQNFLTELDGYASEENVNRSEFIYRATKMYLRERKKKEFRESMKRGYIEMAAINLTIASEAFQAEFEAGHCVERLVSGG